The following proteins come from a genomic window of Gemmatimonas sp.:
- a CDS encoding methionyl aminopeptidase: protein MRNDPCPCGSGKKFKKCHGAAMPPEVAALPTASRAEWQRAELLLQRQKRVGQDVLDWATKKLGPEWTDAALDAWGLSPEEEPSDLEADIYTGWAMFSYVPPTLGRPIAAAWLDDAGARRPDDERSLVTAGLAMTLGIWEVETVEAGVGATLTDQLTGRTLFVHEPDLTHAIAPAEYICAYVLEDGGVHVFSGLHEDTLIPSDAKPFVEQLRANAGGDAGLEAQRHDPVWQARTVRQWHLLAESLYADQAADGDEMDPDSPPEDP from the coding sequence ATGCGTAACGACCCCTGCCCCTGCGGCTCCGGCAAGAAGTTCAAGAAGTGCCACGGCGCCGCCATGCCCCCGGAGGTGGCCGCGCTCCCCACCGCGTCGCGCGCGGAGTGGCAGCGTGCCGAGCTGCTGCTGCAGCGGCAGAAGCGGGTGGGGCAGGATGTGCTCGACTGGGCCACCAAGAAGCTGGGCCCCGAATGGACCGACGCCGCGCTCGACGCCTGGGGGCTGAGCCCCGAGGAAGAGCCGAGTGACCTCGAGGCCGACATCTACACCGGGTGGGCGATGTTCTCGTACGTGCCCCCCACGCTCGGCCGTCCGATCGCCGCCGCCTGGCTCGACGACGCCGGCGCCCGCCGCCCCGACGATGAGCGTTCCCTCGTGACGGCCGGGTTGGCCATGACGCTGGGCATCTGGGAGGTGGAGACGGTCGAGGCGGGGGTGGGCGCCACCCTCACCGACCAGTTGACGGGACGCACCCTGTTCGTGCATGAGCCCGATCTCACGCACGCCATCGCGCCCGCGGAGTACATTTGCGCCTACGTGCTGGAAGACGGCGGTGTGCACGTGTTCAGCGGCCTGCACGAGGACACGCTCATCCCCAGCGATGCCAAGCCGTTCGTGGAGCAGTTGCGCGCCAACGCCGGCGGTGACGCCGGACTCGAGGCGCAGCGGCACGACCCGGTCTGGCAGGCGCGCACGGTTCGGCAGTGGCACCTGCTGGCCGAGTCGCTGTACGCCGATCAAGCCGCCGATGGTGACGAGATGGACCCCGACTCCCCTCCCGAGGACCCGTGA
- a CDS encoding threonine/serine dehydratase: MHAFPTLPAIRAARHRLGDRVETTCVRRWRDDPLQARLAPGTDVWLKEELFQRTGSFKPRGALTVMMSLTPEQLARGVTGVSAGNHAISLAYSARQLHSTAKVVMPRTANPYRIMLCEELGAEVVLVDNVHEAFETARAIERDEGRTFVHPYEGPLTALGTATVGMEFIEQTRANGIELDAVVVAAGGGGLTGGVACAVKLLAPDTKVYVVEPEGADTMHRSFAAGAPQSIDKVRTIADSLGAPRCEPYSFALNQAYVDDVVLVSDEQIRDAMRLLYRSAKLVTEPAGAASLAAVLGPLRDRLAGKQVGVVVCGGNVDAASFCGYLAD, encoded by the coding sequence ATGCACGCATTCCCCACCCTCCCCGCCATCCGCGCCGCCCGTCACCGGTTGGGTGACCGCGTCGAAACCACCTGCGTGCGTCGGTGGCGCGACGACCCGCTGCAGGCCCGCCTGGCGCCGGGCACCGACGTGTGGCTCAAGGAGGAGCTGTTCCAGCGCACGGGGAGCTTCAAGCCGCGCGGCGCACTCACCGTCATGATGAGCCTCACCCCCGAGCAGCTCGCGCGTGGCGTCACGGGGGTGTCGGCGGGCAATCACGCCATCTCGCTGGCCTACAGCGCGCGCCAACTGCACAGCACCGCCAAGGTGGTGATGCCGCGCACGGCCAACCCGTACCGCATCATGTTGTGCGAGGAGCTGGGCGCCGAGGTGGTGCTGGTGGACAACGTGCACGAGGCGTTCGAAACCGCGCGCGCGATCGAACGCGACGAAGGGCGCACCTTCGTGCACCCCTACGAAGGGCCGCTCACCGCGCTCGGTACGGCCACGGTGGGGATGGAATTCATCGAGCAAACCCGCGCCAACGGCATAGAGCTCGATGCCGTAGTGGTGGCCGCTGGCGGTGGTGGCCTCACGGGTGGCGTGGCGTGTGCGGTGAAACTCCTCGCGCCGGATACCAAGGTGTACGTGGTGGAACCGGAGGGGGCCGACACCATGCACCGCAGCTTCGCCGCCGGCGCCCCGCAATCCATCGACAAGGTGCGCACCATCGCCGACTCACTCGGCGCCCCGCGCTGTGAACCGTACTCGTTTGCGCTCAACCAGGCGTATGTGGACGACGTGGTGCTGGTGAGCGACGAGCAGATCCGCGATGCCATGCGGCTGCTCTACCGCAGCGCCAAGCTGGTCACCGAACCCGCCGGTGCGGCATCACTCGCTGCCGTGCTGGGGCCGCTGCGCGACCGACTCGCGGGCAAGCAGGTGGGCGTGGTGGTGTGCGGCGGCAATGTGGACGCGGCGAGCTTCTGCGGGTACCTCGCCGACTGA
- a CDS encoding Fic family protein, translating into MRRGATGSWRTETASGEPVRAFVPAPLPPEPPLHIDDELRNRLDDALLALGRLDSVTILLPDTKLFLYTYVRKEAVLSSQIEGTQSSLSDLLTFEADESPGVPLDDVTEVSNYVAALEWGMEEVRRGFPISGRLLRGIHGHLLNSGRGADKLPGEFRRSQNWIGGTRPGNAAFVPPPPHEIAPCMTALERFIHDDPVRTSPVLKAALVHVQFETIHPFLDGNGRVGRLLITLMLCAEGVLKDPMLYLSLYFKEHRAEYYAHLTAVRETGDWEAWIGFFADGVRETAGAAVDTAQRLVCLFAQDRERVASGGRTANSLLRVFDALRERPIASAPTLAARSGVSMPTVNRMLEQLRGLGIVTELTGRKRDRLFSYVEYVRILSEGTTPL; encoded by the coding sequence ATGCGGCGGGGAGCAACTGGCAGCTGGCGGACGGAAACGGCGTCCGGAGAACCGGTTCGGGCCTTTGTCCCGGCGCCGCTCCCACCGGAGCCACCGCTGCACATCGATGATGAGCTCAGAAATAGGCTTGATGACGCGCTATTGGCCTTAGGAAGGCTTGATAGTGTCACGATTCTGCTTCCAGATACCAAGCTCTTCCTCTATACGTATGTCCGCAAAGAGGCGGTCCTCTCCTCGCAGATCGAGGGGACGCAGTCATCGCTTTCGGACCTGCTGACCTTCGAAGCGGATGAGTCCCCGGGGGTGCCGCTCGATGACGTCACCGAGGTGTCGAACTACGTCGCGGCGCTGGAGTGGGGCATGGAGGAGGTTCGCCGCGGATTTCCGATTTCTGGCCGCCTGCTCCGGGGGATCCACGGTCATCTGCTCAACAGCGGGCGCGGTGCCGACAAGCTGCCCGGGGAATTCCGGCGATCGCAGAACTGGATAGGCGGCACACGGCCAGGAAATGCGGCCTTCGTTCCGCCGCCTCCGCACGAGATCGCGCCGTGCATGACCGCGCTGGAACGGTTCATCCACGACGACCCGGTGCGCACGTCGCCGGTACTCAAGGCGGCACTGGTGCACGTGCAGTTCGAAACCATCCACCCGTTCCTCGACGGCAACGGGCGTGTGGGGCGTCTGCTCATCACGCTCATGCTCTGTGCCGAGGGGGTGCTGAAGGATCCCATGCTGTACCTCTCCTTGTACTTCAAGGAGCACCGGGCGGAGTACTACGCGCATCTCACCGCCGTGCGGGAAACGGGGGACTGGGAAGCATGGATCGGGTTCTTTGCCGACGGCGTACGCGAAACAGCCGGCGCCGCCGTCGACACCGCACAACGACTCGTGTGTCTGTTTGCCCAGGACCGAGAGCGTGTCGCCTCGGGCGGACGCACGGCCAACTCCCTGCTGCGCGTGTTCGATGCGCTCCGCGAACGCCCCATCGCGAGCGCCCCCACCCTGGCAGCGCGGAGCGGGGTGAGCATGCCAACCGTGAACCGCATGCTCGAGCAGTTGCGCGGGCTCGGCATCGTCACCGAACTCACCGGCCGGAAGCGCGATCGCCTGTTCAGTTACGTCGAGTATGTCCGCATCCTCAGCGAAGGCACGACGCCGTTGTAG
- a CDS encoding SDR family oxidoreductase, whose translation MSTDLSFRDQLIVITGVGREGQVGEAVARGFAQRGASLALIDLNEQDPQRTATLTSLGAAHVSSHTANLADAGDAQRVAAEVSWAHKDTHVGRVHAVVCVAGGFGMTGALDESDPEGWAKQFTINLETAFATTRAFLPSVRAAKGSFVYFGSVAATPGGSPKGMAAYAAAKSGVLSLMRTVALDEKAHGVRANAVAPTAIRTATNVADMGEKADYVERESVADVVAFLASPLARNVSGQVLVLA comes from the coding sequence ATGTCCACCGACCTCAGCTTCCGCGATCAGCTCATCGTCATCACCGGAGTGGGCCGTGAGGGGCAGGTCGGCGAAGCCGTCGCGCGCGGCTTCGCGCAGCGCGGCGCCTCGCTGGCACTCATCGACCTCAACGAGCAGGACCCGCAGCGCACCGCCACGCTCACGTCACTCGGCGCGGCGCACGTGAGCTCGCATACCGCCAACCTGGCCGATGCGGGTGACGCACAGCGCGTGGCGGCCGAGGTGTCGTGGGCGCACAAGGACACGCACGTGGGCCGCGTGCACGCCGTGGTGTGCGTGGCCGGCGGCTTCGGCATGACGGGCGCACTCGACGAAAGCGACCCCGAGGGGTGGGCGAAGCAGTTCACCATCAACCTCGAGACGGCGTTCGCCACCACGCGCGCTTTTCTGCCCAGTGTACGCGCGGCCAAGGGGAGCTTCGTGTACTTCGGCAGTGTGGCCGCCACGCCGGGCGGCAGCCCCAAGGGGATGGCGGCCTACGCCGCGGCCAAGAGCGGGGTGCTGAGTCTCATGCGCACCGTGGCGCTGGACGAAAAGGCGCATGGGGTGCGCGCGAATGCCGTGGCGCCCACGGCCATACGTACCGCCACCAACGTGGCCGACATGGGAGAGAAGGCCGACTACGTGGAGCGGGAGAGCGTGGCGGATGTGGTGGCGTTTCTGGCGAGCCCGTTGGCGCGGAACGTGTCGGGGCAGGTGCTGGTGCTCGCCTAG
- a CDS encoding amidohydrolase family protein, with translation MNRPLRSAAHSSNTLAALAIFAASAHAQPATQRWLVLNHGTDAGELVVTSRGDSATARWVYTDRQRGTRTEARYAMGTNGLPVSAEARPVLADGSTGPVNESIALTGDSLRFTSLGMTRTIARTATEFVRLRGGTPWEQAALARALIARPTRSARVNGNSTMRANIVADTLLRANGATQRVRLVMVTTDSSALPTGTWLDERGQLFATEVQWFMTVQPRAVPFMPAMRTIELRWRMAEARRLADKVTTPHKGTVVFRNGNLFDADKGVMVPNTTVVTRNDRIISVGPAASVATPDGATVIDATGKTIMPGMWEMHAHLFAAPFGVAQLSQGLTTARDLASDPDLAVMLRDSEKKGALAAPRYILAGFMEGPLKWRGPSGSLVSTEAQAREWVARYDSLGYKQIKVYNVVHPDLLPTIASEAKKRGMRLSGHIPRGMSMEAAIALGYDEIQHGAFFFSNFFQDSLYVPQMRAYSSVAFAVSPTFDVNGAPMTKLLEMLKAKNTVVDGTFSIWIGNMGITDNAARLKSDSAYVTLIRRMHDLGIQMVPGTDEARSATYPRELQMFEAAGIPRAKILQMATIESARVMNDARDYGSVAEGKVADVLLVNGNPLERLSDLSKLETVMRGGRLYDAAKLKRIVMQLGSIGAASAHGEEDPRFYHPH, from the coding sequence ATGAATCGTCCCCTCCGCTCTGCCGCGCACTCTTCGAACACTTTAGCCGCGCTGGCCATCTTCGCCGCGTCTGCTCACGCCCAACCCGCCACGCAACGCTGGCTCGTCCTCAACCACGGCACCGATGCCGGGGAGCTCGTGGTCACCAGCCGCGGGGACTCGGCCACCGCCCGCTGGGTGTACACCGACCGCCAGCGCGGCACCCGCACCGAAGCGCGCTACGCCATGGGCACCAACGGGCTCCCGGTGAGTGCCGAGGCGCGCCCCGTCCTCGCCGATGGCAGCACGGGGCCGGTGAACGAGTCCATCGCGCTCACCGGTGACTCGCTGCGCTTCACATCGCTCGGCATGACGCGCACCATCGCGCGCACCGCCACCGAATTCGTGCGCCTGCGCGGTGGCACGCCGTGGGAGCAGGCGGCGCTGGCACGCGCGCTCATCGCCCGCCCCACCCGCTCGGCCAGGGTGAACGGCAATAGCACCATGCGCGCGAACATCGTGGCCGATACGCTGCTGCGCGCCAACGGCGCCACCCAACGCGTGCGCCTGGTGATGGTCACCACCGACAGCAGCGCCCTCCCCACCGGCACCTGGCTCGACGAACGCGGCCAGCTGTTCGCCACCGAAGTGCAGTGGTTCATGACGGTGCAGCCGCGCGCCGTGCCGTTCATGCCCGCCATGCGCACCATCGAACTGCGGTGGCGCATGGCCGAGGCAAGGAGACTGGCCGACAAGGTCACCACACCGCACAAGGGCACGGTGGTGTTCCGCAACGGCAATCTGTTCGACGCCGACAAGGGCGTGATGGTCCCCAACACCACCGTGGTCACGCGCAACGATCGCATTATCAGCGTGGGGCCCGCGGCAAGCGTGGCCACGCCCGATGGCGCCACCGTCATCGATGCCACCGGTAAGACCATCATGCCGGGCATGTGGGAGATGCACGCGCATCTCTTCGCCGCCCCGTTCGGCGTGGCGCAGCTGAGTCAGGGGCTCACCACCGCGCGCGACCTGGCCAGCGACCCCGATCTCGCGGTCATGCTGCGTGACAGCGAAAAGAAGGGCGCACTCGCCGCGCCGCGCTACATTCTCGCCGGTTTCATGGAGGGGCCGCTCAAGTGGCGTGGCCCGTCGGGGTCACTCGTGAGCACCGAAGCGCAGGCGCGCGAATGGGTGGCCCGTTACGACTCGCTGGGCTACAAGCAGATCAAGGTGTACAACGTGGTGCACCCCGACTTGCTCCCCACCATCGCCAGCGAAGCGAAGAAGCGCGGCATGCGACTCAGCGGGCACATCCCACGCGGCATGAGCATGGAAGCCGCCATCGCCCTCGGCTACGACGAGATCCAGCACGGCGCGTTCTTCTTCTCCAACTTCTTCCAGGATTCGCTGTACGTGCCGCAGATGCGCGCCTACAGCAGCGTGGCGTTCGCGGTGTCGCCCACCTTCGACGTGAACGGCGCGCCCATGACGAAGCTGCTGGAAATGCTCAAGGCGAAGAACACCGTGGTAGACGGTACCTTCAGCATCTGGATCGGCAACATGGGCATCACCGACAACGCCGCGCGACTCAAGAGTGATTCCGCGTACGTGACGCTCATTCGGCGCATGCACGACCTGGGCATTCAGATGGTGCCCGGCACCGACGAAGCCCGCAGCGCCACCTATCCGCGTGAACTGCAGATGTTCGAGGCGGCGGGCATTCCGCGCGCGAAGATTCTGCAGATGGCCACCATCGAATCGGCGCGGGTGATGAACGACGCGCGCGATTACGGTAGTGTGGCCGAGGGGAAGGTGGCCGACGTGCTGCTGGTGAACGGCAATCCGCTGGAGCGACTGAGCGACCTGTCGAAGCTCGAGACCGTGATGCGCGGTGGCCGCCTGTACGACGCCGCGAAGCTCAAGCGCATCGTGATGCAGCTGGGGAGTATCGGCGCGGCAAGCGCGCACGGCGAGGAGGATCCGCGCTTCTATCATCCGCACTGA
- a CDS encoding DUF3568 family protein, with the protein MSARRAALSLALAAAALSSSGCFLVAAGAGAGAAAAYDKRGANAQLAGTVNANFDKAVAAFGANSVSETGRGTEKRGDVRILNGMKGELEVTVRLERVSESVTSVEVIAKKNVVEYDRSFAKQVLDAVAK; encoded by the coding sequence ATGTCCGCTCGTCGCGCAGCCTTATCCCTCGCCCTCGCTGCCGCCGCGCTCAGCAGCAGCGGCTGTTTCCTCGTAGCGGCTGGTGCCGGCGCCGGGGCTGCCGCGGCCTACGACAAGCGCGGCGCCAACGCGCAGCTGGCTGGCACGGTGAACGCCAACTTCGACAAGGCCGTGGCCGCGTTCGGGGCGAACAGCGTGAGCGAGACCGGTCGAGGCACCGAGAAGCGCGGCGACGTGCGCATTCTGAACGGCATGAAGGGGGAGCTCGAGGTCACCGTGCGACTCGAGCGGGTGAGCGAGAGCGTGACGTCTGTGGAAGTGATCGCCAAGAAGAACGTGGTAGAGTACGACCGCTCGTTCGCGAAGCAGGTGTTGGACGCGGTCGCGAAGTAA
- a CDS encoding HipA domain-containing protein, protein MADTEECYVYLHRPQSAEVVTCGRFVREQNGFGDVVGRFVYGQRYREDPRAVPIDPINLPLSANTYETVKMAGVFGAIRDAGPDAWGRRVIEHALGKLDVGEIEYLLNSPEDRAGALSFGLGTVPPPPKRPFNTTLQLEALLNAAKELEDLAPGTPIPDSVQRLRELMEAGTSMGGARPKNVVSDREGIWLAKFPSRRDRWNNAAVEAAMLSLAQRCNIRVPPYRVEKVGSAPVLLLKRFDREPLESGASTYSRARMVSALTVLDAEESLDKQRWSYLLFSDELQRWSSRAVLDRAELFRRMVLNALVTNNDDHPRNHALIAHAAEWRLSPAYDITPTPLHAHERDLAMTCGLSAGRRATKANLISGSVRFGLSAEEAEYVIDDMRAVVAATWESAILSHGGNSADCEAVRPAFEIPGFDA, encoded by the coding sequence ATGGCCGACACCGAAGAGTGCTACGTATACCTCCACCGGCCGCAGTCGGCAGAGGTGGTGACTTGCGGTCGCTTCGTGCGCGAGCAGAACGGATTCGGTGATGTCGTGGGACGTTTCGTATATGGCCAGCGCTATCGGGAGGATCCGAGAGCCGTACCCATCGACCCCATCAATCTGCCGCTTTCGGCGAACACGTACGAAACCGTGAAGATGGCGGGTGTGTTCGGGGCCATTCGCGATGCCGGTCCCGATGCGTGGGGCCGACGAGTGATCGAACACGCGCTGGGGAAGCTCGATGTCGGCGAAATCGAGTATCTGCTGAATTCCCCGGAAGATCGCGCCGGGGCGCTGTCCTTTGGCTTGGGAACGGTACCGCCACCACCAAAGCGGCCGTTCAATACGACCCTGCAGCTCGAGGCACTCCTCAACGCGGCGAAGGAATTGGAGGATCTGGCACCCGGTACACCTATTCCCGACTCCGTACAGCGCCTCCGGGAATTGATGGAAGCGGGTACGTCCATGGGCGGTGCGCGACCCAAGAATGTGGTGTCGGACCGCGAAGGGATCTGGCTGGCCAAGTTTCCCTCCCGTAGAGATCGTTGGAACAATGCCGCGGTCGAAGCGGCCATGCTTTCACTGGCGCAGCGATGCAACATTCGCGTTCCGCCGTACCGCGTGGAGAAGGTCGGTTCTGCGCCGGTACTGCTGCTCAAGCGTTTCGACCGCGAGCCGCTGGAAAGCGGCGCGTCGACATACAGCCGTGCGCGAATGGTCAGTGCCCTCACGGTACTCGATGCCGAAGAGTCACTCGACAAGCAACGATGGTCGTATCTGCTCTTCAGCGATGAGCTGCAACGATGGTCCAGTCGCGCCGTGCTTGATCGCGCCGAGCTGTTCCGGCGCATGGTACTCAACGCTCTCGTGACCAACAACGACGATCATCCGCGCAACCACGCGCTAATTGCCCATGCTGCCGAGTGGCGCTTGTCGCCGGCGTACGACATCACGCCCACGCCGCTCCATGCCCACGAGCGGGATCTTGCGATGACGTGCGGCCTGTCGGCGGGGCGACGCGCAACGAAGGCGAACTTGATCTCGGGCTCTGTGCGATTCGGGTTGAGTGCCGAGGAAGCCGAATACGTTATCGATGACATGCGGGCTGTCGTGGCCGCGACGTGGGAGAGTGCCATTCTCTCGCACGGCGGCAATTCGGCCGACTGCGAGGCGGTGCGTCCGGCCTTCGAGATACCGGGGTTCGACGCGTAG
- a CDS encoding helix-turn-helix domain-containing protein, translating to MAVTTIRSANRAPARVVDVATTLGRNIALARKRRRLRLADVAQKAGITIPTLRAVEAGNVGTSMGAYIAVLWALGLEDGLLPVAALEFDHEGQIRERAALRRGVAQPRISRKPLDDDF from the coding sequence ATGGCCGTTACCACCATCAGAAGCGCCAATCGGGCACCAGCGCGGGTTGTTGACGTCGCCACAACGCTGGGACGCAACATCGCACTCGCCCGCAAGCGTCGGCGCCTTCGGCTGGCCGACGTAGCACAGAAGGCGGGAATCACTATCCCTACGCTTCGTGCAGTTGAGGCCGGCAACGTGGGGACGAGCATGGGTGCCTATATCGCGGTCCTGTGGGCGCTCGGCCTAGAGGATGGGCTACTGCCCGTCGCAGCACTGGAGTTCGACCACGAAGGACAGATCCGTGAACGCGCCGCCCTTCGCCGCGGGGTCGCGCAGCCGCGCATCAGCCGCAAACCACTCGACGACGATTTCTAA
- a CDS encoding DEAD/DEAH box helicase family protein, with amino-acid sequence MAKLSERDVCTKLITPALAAAGWDIQTQVREEVSFTKGRIIVRGKLVTRGKAKRADYLLYHKHLPIALIEAKDETHSVGDGMQQALEYAAALDVPYVFSSNGSGFQFHDRTGQATPIEQTLALNAFPAPADLWVRYQSWKGLAPAQVDVVLQDYFDDGAGKEPRYYQRNAINAATEAIARGQNRILLVMATGTGKTYTAFQIIWRLWKSEQKKRILFLADRNVLIDQTMVNDFRPFGPAMAKLSTSSKTIERADGSLVDLPLAIDKKRRIDPAYEIYLGLYQAITGPEDRQKLFREFSPDFFDLIVIDECHRGSAAEDSAWREILEYFGNATQIGLTATPKETSYVSNIHYFGAPVYTYSLKQGISDGFLAPYKVIKVHFDVDVEGYRPKPGETDKHGYEIDDRLYNEKDFDRTLVIDDRTQRVARWISEYLKQSGDRFQKTIVFCVDREHAARMRQALVNENADLVQQNPRYVMRITGDDPEGTAQLGNFIDPESRYPVIVTTSRLLSTGVDAQTCRLIVLDREVGSMTEFKQIVGRGTRVHEDTQKYYFTLVDFRKATNHFADPDFDGEPVQIYKPEPDDPPVPPDDGDSPGVDDDGNQLPIEPGEDEITLIDNNPVYPPPPGGGSGPKKFYVKERPVTVLLERVEYLDDAGKLVTESLRDYSRKAIRRHFASLDDFLRRWRSAERKDSVIAELAEEGLLLAPLQEEVGKDLDPFDLICHIAYDQPPLSRRDRANNVRKRNVFAKYGAQARVVLEALLEKYRDEGVVSDLDNVRVLEIPPFNAMGTPLQLIKQFGGKAGFEQAVREVQNALYAPLDESA; translated from the coding sequence ATGGCCAAGCTTTCTGAGCGCGACGTCTGCACGAAGCTCATCACCCCGGCGCTCGCCGCAGCGGGCTGGGACATCCAGACGCAGGTTCGGGAGGAGGTCTCGTTCACCAAGGGGCGCATCATCGTGCGCGGGAAGCTGGTGACCCGCGGCAAGGCCAAGCGCGCCGACTACCTCCTGTATCACAAGCATCTGCCCATTGCGCTGATCGAAGCCAAGGACGAGACGCACTCGGTTGGCGATGGAATGCAGCAGGCGCTCGAGTACGCGGCCGCCCTGGACGTGCCGTACGTGTTCAGCTCGAACGGGTCAGGGTTCCAGTTCCACGATCGCACGGGGCAGGCCACTCCCATTGAGCAGACGCTCGCCCTGAATGCGTTCCCGGCGCCCGCTGACCTTTGGGTGAGATATCAGTCGTGGAAGGGGCTCGCTCCGGCGCAGGTCGACGTGGTGCTTCAGGACTACTTCGATGACGGCGCCGGCAAGGAGCCCCGGTACTACCAGCGCAACGCCATCAATGCCGCCACCGAAGCCATCGCACGGGGGCAGAACCGCATCCTGCTGGTCATGGCCACCGGCACGGGGAAGACGTACACCGCCTTCCAGATAATCTGGCGATTGTGGAAGTCGGAGCAGAAGAAACGCATCCTGTTCCTGGCCGATCGCAATGTGCTGATTGACCAGACCATGGTGAACGACTTCCGCCCCTTCGGACCCGCCATGGCCAAGCTCAGCACGTCGAGCAAGACGATCGAGCGTGCAGACGGGTCGTTGGTGGACCTTCCATTGGCGATCGATAAGAAGCGGCGCATCGACCCAGCATATGAGATCTATCTGGGTCTGTATCAGGCAATTACTGGCCCCGAGGATCGTCAGAAGCTGTTCCGGGAGTTCTCGCCGGACTTCTTCGATCTCATCGTCATCGACGAGTGTCACCGCGGCAGCGCTGCCGAGGACTCGGCGTGGCGCGAAATCCTCGAGTACTTCGGGAATGCCACGCAGATCGGCCTCACCGCCACACCCAAGGAGACATCGTATGTCTCCAACATCCACTACTTCGGCGCCCCGGTATACACCTACTCCTTGAAGCAGGGGATCAGCGACGGCTTCCTCGCACCGTATAAGGTGATCAAGGTCCATTTCGATGTGGACGTGGAAGGCTACCGCCCGAAGCCGGGGGAGACGGATAAGCACGGCTACGAGATCGACGATCGGCTGTACAACGAGAAGGACTTCGACCGCACCCTCGTCATTGATGACCGGACGCAGCGGGTGGCGCGCTGGATCTCAGAGTACCTAAAGCAGAGCGGGGATCGCTTCCAGAAGACCATCGTGTTCTGCGTGGACAGGGAGCACGCCGCCCGCATGCGGCAGGCGCTGGTGAACGAGAACGCCGATCTGGTGCAGCAGAACCCGCGCTACGTCATGCGCATCACCGGTGATGATCCCGAAGGGACGGCCCAGCTGGGCAACTTCATCGACCCGGAGAGTCGCTACCCTGTGATCGTGACTACGTCGCGGCTCCTCTCCACCGGGGTGGATGCCCAGACGTGCCGCCTGATAGTGCTCGACCGCGAAGTGGGCTCCATGACGGAGTTCAAGCAGATCGTGGGGCGCGGCACCCGCGTGCACGAGGACACGCAGAAATACTACTTCACGCTCGTGGATTTCCGGAAGGCGACCAATCACTTCGCTGACCCGGATTTCGATGGGGAACCGGTACAGATCTACAAGCCCGAGCCGGATGATCCCCCGGTACCTCCCGATGACGGCGATTCTCCGGGCGTCGACGACGACGGGAATCAGCTCCCGATCGAGCCTGGGGAAGACGAAATCACGCTGATCGATAACAATCCCGTATATCCCCCTCCGCCCGGGGGCGGCAGCGGCCCGAAAAAGTTCTACGTGAAAGAGCGGCCAGTCACGGTGCTGCTGGAGCGCGTTGAGTACCTCGACGATGCCGGCAAGCTGGTCACGGAGTCTCTGCGCGACTACAGCCGAAAGGCAATCCGCCGGCACTTCGCGAGCTTGGACGACTTCCTGCGCCGGTGGCGCAGCGCCGAGCGAAAGGACAGCGTGATCGCGGAACTTGCGGAGGAGGGGCTGCTTCTGGCCCCCCTCCAAGAAGAGGTGGGGAAGGATCTCGACCCCTTCGACCTCATCTGCCACATCGCCTACGACCAGCCGCCGCTCAGCCGCCGCGACCGGGCGAACAATGTGCGGAAGCGCAACGTGTTCGCGAAGTACGGGGCGCAGGCGCGGGTGGTGCTCGAGGCGCTGCTCGAGAAGTATCGCGACGAAGGGGTGGTGTCGGACTTGGACAACGTGAGGGTGCTGGAGATCCCGCCGTTCAACGCCATGGGGACCCCACTACAGCTGATCAAGCAGTTCGGTGGTAAGGCCGGCTTCGAGCAAGCCGTGCGTGAAGTTCAGAACGCGCTCTACGCGCCCCTCGATGAGTCAGCCTGA